One window from the genome of Oryza glaberrima chromosome 3, OglaRS2, whole genome shotgun sequence encodes:
- the LOC127766610 gene encoding deoxyuridine 5'-triphosphate nucleotidohydrolase has translation MAGKLGAICSRLISPLFNHHCRLPRFPQIHSPPPPFVPFSRRHRLPPRALSAVAMATATNGNASAAAAAAAADSAVQEPPHKIAKVAPLLKVKKLSENAVLPSRGSALAAGYDLSSAAEVVVPARGKAMVPTDLSIAIPEGTYARVAPRSGLALKHSIDVGAGVIDADYRGPVGVILFNHSDTDFAVKPGDRIAQMIIEVIVTPEVAEVEDLDATVRGEGGFGSTGV, from the exons ATGGCGGGAAAACTTGGCGCCATCTGTTCCCGCCTCATCTCCCCTCTATTTAACCACCATTGCCGCCTCCCCCGCTTCCCCCAAATCcactcacctcctccaccgttCGTCCCCttctcgcgccgccaccgcctgccgccgAGAGCTCTCTCAGccgtcgccatggccaccgctaCCAACGgcaacgcctccgccgccgccgccgccgccgccgctgactccGCCGTCCAGGAGCCCCCGCACAAGATCGCCAAGGTTGCTCCCTTGCTCAAGGTCAAGAAGCTCTCCGAGAACGCCGTCCTGCCGTCCCGCGgctccgccctcgccgccggctacgACCTGTCGAG CGCGGCGGAGGTCGTCGTGCCGGCGAGGGGGAAGGCGATGGTGCCGACGGACCTCAGCATCGCCATCCCGGAGGGCACCTACGCGCGCGTCG CGCCGAGGTCTGGGCTGGCGTTGAAGCACTCGATCGACGTGGGCGCCGGGGTGATCGACGCCGACTACCGTGGCCCGGTAGGGGTCATCCTCTTCAACCACTCCGACACCGACTTCGCCGTGAAGCCCGGCGACCGGATCGCGCAGATGATCATCGAGGTGATCGTGACGCCGGAGGTCGCCGAGGTGGAGGACCTCGACGCCACCGTcaggggagagggagggttCGGATCCACCGGCGTCTGA